AGTGCTGTGATCCCGGTTTCTTTGCGCTGTTTGCGATCTAGAGAATGATAGTCATCTAAACAGATGACTGTCATTAAGTCCTCACCAAACAAATCAATCAAACGACGCAAAAATGTAGATTTACCGCACCCAGAGTCTCCAGCTACTCCAATTAGTACCACGCGTTCCGGCTTACTCGTCATAAATCTCCTCTAGATACTAAAAGATGTGTCAATCAAAATTTTTCACACAGCAGATTTTGAAGCCAAGAGTTTACCCATTGGTTTTTCCGGCGTTCTTATTACCCACAGCGCCATAAAGAAGTTCAGACGGGTTACAACAAGTAATAGTTGTTACTCGCCTGCCTAGCCTGAGTTTGTTGCTGGTAAGTATTTAATCCTAGTGGTATATTTGATTTTAACAGAAGGGGTTATTCTATACAAGTTTACTGTCAGAAAGAATTAGCGTGGTTCATCGATCGTGTTGATGATTTAGTTGCTAATTTGAAAAGAGATCTCTTCAATACCCACAAGCAGTCTGGTAACTCCTGTGAAGTGTTTGTAACCCTATTATTCAAGTTTATAATGTTTGGTTTTCTCTGTCCGCAAATTTTTTGCAATTTTGGAATTTTAATTTGCGATCGGGTAATACTCCAGAAATTCATCAGCCAAAATCTATCTAAAGAATGAGTGCCCAAGTTAGAAAAAAAATCTTGGTTGTAGCTTTATGAACATACTCAATTACACTGGAGACCTTGGGAAATTGAATTGTTAGAGGTTGACAGATCGATCGCATCAAGTAAAACTGATTATAATTGCTTATATCTAGCCACGCTGTAACATTCAGTTTTACAGATTCACTCAAGCTAGTCATGTAATTAGTCATGATTAGGTTATGGTTGCATATTTGTTTCAACTGTACAGAGGGGCATATCGTGTAGTCTACACAAAGCTTCAGTTAATCTCTGACGGGATACCGAGAGTTACTGAAAAGCCTAAACTGTAGTGCTTGCAGTCAGCTTAGGAGTATGTTACTTCACGAAAAAAACATTAAATTGACTCATTATTAACATTCTCCAGACGACTTATCCTCTAACTTAGAAGGTGAACAGGTGTGTTTTTGCGCTGCCTGCATGTCTTTGGTGAGTGTACTTAGCAAGGCGTTAATTGATAATGCCACTTTCCTAGAGCGCCAGTTTTGTGAAGCGAAAATCCGGTACACTAAAGCTGGCTTGTGATAGGAAAAGTTTTTTTTTGAAAAACGGTTAAGTAAACATCGGAGTGATAGAACGAATGTACAAACAAGGTGCTGTTGAGGGTGCTGCTAACACAGAATCAGGTAGCCGCGTCTTCGTTTACGAAGTGGTGGGTCTGCGTCAGAACGAAGAAACTGATCAAACGAACTACCAAATTCGTAACAGTGGCAGTGTATTCATCAGAGTGCCTTACAACCGCATGAATCAAGAAATGCGACGTATCACTCGCCTAGGCGGCAAAATTGTTAGTATTTATCCCGCCAGTGCGTTACAGCAATTCAATGGCACAGCCTCATTAGGGATTGCTAACAGTGAGGGGAATGGTCAAGCCACACCTGTGAATGCGACAACTGAAGTTACATCACCAGCTGAAGAACAGCTCAAGAAGAAGGATCAAAAAGGCAACACCATGACTCAAGCAAAAGCCAAAAAAGACGCCCATGCTGATGTCCCTGTGAACACTTACCGTCCCAATGCACCTTTTATTGGCAAGTGTATATCCAATGACCCCTTAGTAAAAGAAGGTGGGATTGGTATTGTACAGCACATCAAGTTTGACCTTTCTGGTAGTAATTTGAAGTATATAGAAGGTCAAAGTATTGGTATTATCCCCCCTGGAGTAGACAAGAACGGCAAGCCGGAGAAGCTGAGACTGTATTCCATCGCCTCAACTCGTCATGGCGATGATGTCGATGACAAAACAGTATCGCTGTGCGTGCGTCAATTGGAGTACAAGCATCCAGAAACAGGCGAAACAGTCTACGGTGTTTGCTCAACTCACTTGTGTTTCCTCAAACCAGGCGATGAAGTAAAAATTACCGGGCCTGTGGGTAAGGAAATGTTACTACCCAGCGACCCCGAAGCTAACGTCATCATGATGGCAACCGGAACTGGTATTGCGCCCATGCGTGCTTATCTGTGGCGTCAGTTTAAGGATGCAGAAAGAGCAGCCAACCCAGAATACCAGTTTAAGGGATTTTCTTGGTTAATCTTTGGTGTGCCCACAAGTCCCAACATCCTATATAAAGAAGAATTGGAAGAAATGCAGGCGAAATATCCTGATAACTTCCGCCTCACCTACGCCATCAGCCGGGAACAAAAGAATCCTCAAGGTGGCAGAATGTACATCCAAGATCGAGTTGCAGAACACGCAGATGAACTGTGGCAATTGATTAAAAATGAAAAAACCCACACCTACATCTGCGGTTTGCGCGGTATGGAAGATGGTATCGATGCTGCGTTGACGGCTGCTGCTGCTAAAGAAGGCGTAGAGTGGAGTGCTTACCAGAAGGAAATCAAGAAAGCTGGCCGCTGGCACGTAGAAACCTACTAAGTGTCGAGTAGTGAGTTTTAAGTTTTGAGTCTGTAGGGTGGGCAATGCCCCACCCTACAATTGTTTTCAGGTCTACACACTAGACCTCTGGTAAAAATCCGAATTAAGATAAAAAAGAACTACAGATGTAGACACTCAGTGGCTTTCTGTAGGATAAACGCAAAAATACCGATAATTATTATTTGTGATTTAATATCCTAAATATTGATATATACAAAAGGTTTACTGAGTAATAATTTCATACTCAGGACTCAGGACTTAAAACTGAATTTGGTAGAAAAATTGTGGGTGTAAAACTAGGGATATTAGGATTAGGTACTGTTGGCACGGGTACTGTACAGTTGTTACAAGATACCACTGGGCGTCACCCGTTATTGCAGGAAATAGAAATATATCGAGTGGGAGTACGATCGCTTGATAAACCCCGTGAGGTAAAACTACCACACGCAGCGATTACCACAGACTTAGAATCTATAGTTAGCGATCCGGCGGTAGATATAGTTGTCGAAGTCATGGGTGGATTGGAACCAGCGCGATCGCTGATTCTCAAAGCACTACAAAACGGTAAACACGTTGTCACCGCCAATAAAGCTGTCATCGCCCGCTTTGGAGATGAAATCTTTACTACTGCCAATCAAGCTGGAGTATATGTCTTGCTAGAAGCCGCAGTGGGTGGTGGTATTCCTGTAATTCAACCCCTGAAGCAAGCTTTAAGTGTAAACCGCATTCACACCGTTACAGGCATAGTCAACGGTACTACCAACTACATCCTGACACGGATGCAAAAAGAAGGTAGCAATTTTGAGGATGTGTTGGCTGATGCTCAAAGATTGGGCTATGCTGAAGCCGATCCTACCGCTGATGTAGATGGCTTAGACGCAGCAGATAAAATTGCCATCTTGGCCTCATTAGCCTTTGGCGGACGCATTCACCTAGAAGATGTCTATTGTGAGGGAATTCGGCAAGTTAGCAAAACAGATATTGCCTATGCTGAGAAATTGGGATTTGTGATTAAATTGCTAGCGATCGCCAAACTTCATAGTAGCGATTCTGCAAAACTATCTGTCAGAGTTCATCCTACCTTAGTTCCCCAAGCACATCCCTTAGCTAGCATTAACGGCGTGTATAACGCCATTCTTGTGGAAGGAGAACCATTAGGGCAAGTCATGTTTTTTGGACCTGGTGCTGGTGCTGGTGCCACAGCCAGTGCCGTAACATCGGATATTTTAAATCTAGCTGCAACACTGAAAACAGAAACGGTCAACACTGCTAAACCCAATCCTTTATTAACTTGTGGGCATCAAGACTACTGTCAAATTGCGCCTATAGCAGAATTAGTAACTCGTTTTTATACCCGCTTCCTGACTAAAGATAGCCCAGGAGTCATTGGCAAATTAGGTACTTGCTTTGGCAATTACGGCGTTAGCTTAGAGTCAGTTGTCCAAACTGGGTTTCAAGGAGAACTAGCAGAGATTGTGGTTGTCACCCATGATGTGAAAGAAGGTAACTTTCGCCAAGCTTTGGCAGAAATTCAGAACTTGGAAGCGATAGACAGCATTCCTAGCTTATTGCGCGTACTGTGATGAATAATACTATTTGACTTGCCATTTTTTATACTACGCTAAACTTAGTCGCTGATGGGGGTTCCCACGAAGTAGGGATTGGGGAAGAACCCCCAAGTCGCGCTAACTCACTACGAACTCATCAAAGTGAATGAAACAGAGCAGTAATTAATTACATTTCTGCCTAATAAGGTGATTGTAATGGAGGAGCATTTCTTCTTTCAGGTACGGGATTAGTACCATCCCAAACAGCACGTTGGCCATCAGAGTTAATTAAGGTGATTTTGACTTTTTCTGATGTGAAATTATTAGCAAAATCGTGTATCCATACTAACCATTGGTCTTCTGGAAGTGCGTTCAGCCCATTAAAATTAATTTGCAATTTTTTACAAAACTCTCCAGGATTATCAGGATCGGGGTCTAGTGTAGAGATGTAGTCTTGTTTGACTTCAATTCGCGTATCGGGTTTTTCAGTCTTGTTTTCGTCTAAATACACCATTTGCACTATTACCCCTCCTGCTTGGGACAAATGATCTCCAGAAAGGGTAATTTGCGGATTTGTATTCCAGTCTTCGGGTTCACCCCACAAGACTACTTGGGTGATAACGGGGCCAGCTTTGCGGACAGCTTTACCACCGATGTAGCCACCAGCACTGATTCCCATCAGTACCAAGATTTCAGAAGGGATAGATGGTAAAGAAGATGCTGTTGTATAGGTGACTAACAGAATCACTATAAAAGCAATACCAATAATTAGATTCCAAACTACCTGCTGTACCCGTTCCAAGGCTACTACGCCACCATGCACTACCAAATCAGACCAAGCGGGATTTACGTCTCCAGATCCCTTACTACCACGGAATGTGGAAGTCGCTTGTGCTGTCACCAAAGTTACCAAACTAATCAAAAAAGTATAGGCAAATCCTGATAAGGGAATAAATTCCCAGATCCCTTGAATGACTCCACGGCCGATAAATAGAAATAAATAACCAAAAACAATGATAGTTAGCCACCAGACAAACTGGACGCGTGCCAGACTAAAGGTGTTTGTCTGTCGCTCAAGAATCAACCACTCTAATGAATTGAGGTTTTTTTGATTGCTTTTTTTGAGCGAATTGGCGGGTAAGTTGGCTTTTTTGGACTCTGTAGCTAAAGCGTAGATGATGGCTACAATGACGAGCGTTACAAGAGTAGCGATCGCAAACACAATTAATGTTGTTAAACCACTCACAGGACGCATGACATTAACCTGAAGTTGATCCTCAGTAATTTGGGGGTCAATACTAGTTGCGTTTCCTCCTACTTCGACTCTGACAGGGTGTGTTCCCCTGCTCAACTTTCTGAGTTGATCGTTAGTAAAGGTGGCAAAAATTGCCTTTCCGTCTTCTGCAACTCTCACATTAGGAGTAGTAGCATCATCAGGGGGATTACCGATTTTGACTGCAATTTTATTTTTGGGTGAATTGTCTGGTTTGGGGAAGTTGTCACCCGTAATTACTAAATTGAGCCTTTCTTGGGCGTAACCTTGAATATTTTCTCGTACAAGTGATTGAGGAATGCTGACATACAATTCCTTAGGACTGACGCTTCTAATTGAAGTAACATCAGGTGCGCTCGCCGTATCATTAGTGGCTTGCGAAATATAAGTTGTAGTATCTATTTGAGTAGAGTTGATATTAGTTGGCTGCTCAGAGCTATCATCTTGCCTTGCTTCACCCACGCCTACAGTAGTAAATAACAAGATGCACGCTAGCGCCAAAGATAATAGAGGGTAATAATACCTCTTGCTTATACGTTTCCAGGAAATTTTGAATAAGCGCATAAATGATTCTAAGAGTATCTCTGAGCTACTTACATAGAGATGAGTAAACCTAATGTCTCTTCGCCGTTATCGATATAGCCCTGAGAAAAAAATTTCTAGGACGAAAATACTGTGGGCTTTTCGCTCATTAGGTTTTTAATGCATCTCAGTATTCCTTGTTTATTAAACTGCTCGCAGTGGGCTGAGGCCATAATTTGTAATTTTTATTTAGTATTCAGCAGTCTAATTTAAGAAATTCCCCTGTCGCTTCAGAGTTGTAACCCCGCTTTTAGCGATCGCGATCGCATTGTCGATCTGGGTAATCTAAGTTGCAGTCGTCAAACTCTGTAAATGTCTCATGCCTAAAATTGTTGTATTCAGTGGTGCAGGTCTTTCAGTAGAAAGCGGTATTCCCACTTTTAGAGGTTCGGGAGGCTTATGGGAAGGACACCAAATCGCAGATGTTGCTACCCCTCTCGGTTGGATGCAAAATAAACAGCTAGTGCTGGACTTTTATGCTCAAAGATTTGCCCAGATGCAGCAATGTCAACCTAATGCTGCGCACTTTGCGATTGCGCAACTTGCTGAGAGATTGGATGTCATCTGTATTACTCAAAATATTGATACGCTGCTGGAAAAAGCAGGCGTGAAAGATGTTTGGCATATCCACGGACGTATAGATTACCACAAGTGCGAATGGCACTTCGGAATTCCGCCAATGGATGCTGATTGGCAATGTGATTATCGTGATGCGATTGAGAAACCAATTCAACTTGGCGAACTGTGCCCTAAGTGTGGTAAGCAATTACGTCCTGATGTTGTTTGGTTTGGCGAAGCAGTGGATATGAGAGTTGATGATTTGTATCAAATTG
The genomic region above belongs to Calothrix sp. NIES-2098 and contains:
- a CDS encoding oxidoreductase FAD/NAD(P)-binding subunit, with protein sequence MYKQGAVEGAANTESGSRVFVYEVVGLRQNEETDQTNYQIRNSGSVFIRVPYNRMNQEMRRITRLGGKIVSIYPASALQQFNGTASLGIANSEGNGQATPVNATTEVTSPAEEQLKKKDQKGNTMTQAKAKKDAHADVPVNTYRPNAPFIGKCISNDPLVKEGGIGIVQHIKFDLSGSNLKYIEGQSIGIIPPGVDKNGKPEKLRLYSIASTRHGDDVDDKTVSLCVRQLEYKHPETGETVYGVCSTHLCFLKPGDEVKITGPVGKEMLLPSDPEANVIMMATGTGIAPMRAYLWRQFKDAERAANPEYQFKGFSWLIFGVPTSPNILYKEELEEMQAKYPDNFRLTYAISREQKNPQGGRMYIQDRVAEHADELWQLIKNEKTHTYICGLRGMEDGIDAALTAAAAKEGVEWSAYQKEIKKAGRWHVETY
- a CDS encoding homoserine dehydrogenase; this encodes MGVKLGILGLGTVGTGTVQLLQDTTGRHPLLQEIEIYRVGVRSLDKPREVKLPHAAITTDLESIVSDPAVDIVVEVMGGLEPARSLILKALQNGKHVVTANKAVIARFGDEIFTTANQAGVYVLLEAAVGGGIPVIQPLKQALSVNRIHTVTGIVNGTTNYILTRMQKEGSNFEDVLADAQRLGYAEADPTADVDGLDAADKIAILASLAFGGRIHLEDVYCEGIRQVSKTDIAYAEKLGFVIKLLAIAKLHSSDSAKLSVRVHPTLVPQAHPLASINGVYNAILVEGEPLGQVMFFGPGAGAGATASAVTSDILNLAATLKTETVNTAKPNPLLTCGHQDYCQIAPIAELVTRFYTRFLTKDSPGVIGKLGTCFGNYGVSLESVVQTGFQGELAEIVVVTHDVKEGNFRQALAEIQNLEAIDSIPSLLRVL
- a CDS encoding transcriptional regulator, Sir2 family protein; the protein is MPKIVVFSGAGLSVESGIPTFRGSGGLWEGHQIADVATPLGWMQNKQLVLDFYAQRFAQMQQCQPNAAHFAIAQLAERLDVICITQNIDTLLEKAGVKDVWHIHGRIDYHKCEWHFGIPPMDADWQCDYRDAIEKPIQLGELCPKCGKQLRPDVVWFGEAVDMRVDDLYQIVSQVDIFIVIGTSATVYPAANLLKFFQNVPEKYFIDPNLNYPALNGFTIFEGSATQHLPSLVAQITAKFC